In the genome of Gloeotrichia echinulata CP02, one region contains:
- a CDS encoding FHA domain-containing protein translates to MQNLNQLNITGLSLELFHVQSQTSIELPPNLGVIRIGKSNDQSPPDIDISYLQNADVVSRIHAQIKVEGNNYFIEDLRSSNGTFLNDSKLEPINPYRLNLGDRIDFGQGKQVTFIFQYKQQQQHNALAKSNITAIQPQVIANSTPPTVDRITKLIGMVLMVAGIVILTANVQVGIFVRIPGVLLCMAGVFVLFQRRIEKILGWILIALGIGVIIFTGNVFASVNLLVIVGSAALFILGYQLFNSGKILDYDWESIKGFFKK, encoded by the coding sequence ATGCAAAACCTAAATCAATTAAATATCACTGGGCTAAGTTTAGAGCTTTTTCATGTCCAAAGCCAAACCTCTATTGAATTACCCCCAAATCTGGGTGTCATTCGCATTGGTAAATCAAATGACCAAAGTCCACCAGATATTGATATTTCTTACCTACAAAATGCTGATGTTGTTTCTCGCATTCATGCACAAATTAAGGTAGAAGGAAATAATTATTTTATTGAAGACCTACGCAGTTCTAACGGCACATTTCTCAACGACTCTAAATTAGAACCGATAAATCCCTATCGATTAAACTTAGGAGATAGAATAGACTTCGGACAGGGAAAACAAGTAACATTTATATTTCAATATAAACAACAGCAGCAACACAATGCTCTGGCAAAATCAAATATTACAGCAATTCAGCCCCAAGTAATTGCTAACAGCACACCACCTACAGTAGATCGCATAACTAAGCTTATCGGTATGGTGTTAATGGTTGCAGGTATCGTAATATTAACTGCAAATGTTCAAGTTGGTATTTTTGTCCGTATTCCTGGCGTATTGCTATGTATGGCTGGGGTTTTTGTCCTATTTCAACGCCGGATAGAAAAGATATTAGGGTGGATTTTGATAGCCCTAGGAATTGGAGTAATCATATTTACAGGTAATGTATTTGCATCTGTAAATCTTTTGGTCATTGTCGGCTCTGCAGCTTTATTTATCCTTGGGTATCAACTGTTTAATTCTGGGAAAATTTTAGATTATGATTGGGAATCAATCAAGGGTTTTTTCAAGAAATAG
- a CDS encoding amidohydrolase family protein: protein MLHGYKIIDADSHVIEPQQMWIKYLPAEFKQFAPSADMKVQGEDVLQKVSQQVVQEANKQMSQAHPHAYFQRYDAESHLQAMVLMGVDIGFIYPTYGLWLFAIDTMPAEAVGAFTHAYNSWLYEEFCSYAPDRLKGVGAINLHAPEQMVSELHRIASFGWKAVFLRPNPVKGRVLSDGAYEPFWTACEELNIAVGIHEGTHSRLPTTGADRFHTRFAMHACSHPMEQMMALLALIEGGVLERHPDLRVGFLESGCGWVPYWLWRLDEEYKNLSWEVTNHVKILPSEYFRRQCFVSIEPNEPYLAQIIDYIGSDNLIFGSDYPHMDHQPDVVNRVIELEAQLSQETVQKIVWDNPRRFYDLG, encoded by the coding sequence ATGCTGCATGGATATAAGATTATTGATGCTGATTCCCATGTGATTGAGCCGCAACAGATGTGGATCAAGTACCTTCCTGCTGAATTTAAGCAGTTTGCACCCTCAGCAGATATGAAGGTTCAGGGGGAAGATGTTTTGCAAAAGGTATCCCAGCAGGTGGTACAAGAAGCCAATAAGCAGATGAGCCAGGCTCACCCCCATGCTTATTTCCAGCGCTATGATGCAGAATCTCACTTACAAGCAATGGTGCTGATGGGGGTTGATATAGGGTTTATTTATCCTACTTATGGGTTGTGGCTCTTTGCTATAGATACAATGCCTGCAGAAGCGGTGGGAGCCTTCACCCATGCTTACAATAGTTGGTTGTACGAGGAATTTTGTAGCTATGCTCCTGATAGATTGAAAGGAGTAGGAGCGATAAATCTTCATGCACCAGAGCAGATGGTGTCTGAATTACATCGCATCGCCTCTTTTGGCTGGAAAGCTGTATTTTTACGCCCTAATCCTGTTAAAGGGCGAGTCTTGAGTGATGGTGCTTACGAGCCATTTTGGACAGCCTGCGAGGAGTTAAACATAGCGGTAGGAATTCACGAGGGAACCCATAGCCGTTTACCTACAACAGGCGCAGATCGGTTTCATACTCGCTTTGCTATGCACGCTTGTTCTCATCCGATGGAACAAATGATGGCATTGTTAGCGTTGATTGAAGGAGGGGTACTAGAACGTCATCCTGACTTGCGGGTAGGTTTTTTAGAGTCTGGCTGTGGTTGGGTTCCTTACTGGCTCTGGCGATTGGATGAAGAGTATAAAAATTTGTCTTGGGAGGTGACAAATCATGTGAAAATACTTCCATCAGAGTATTTTCGTCGTCAATGTTTTGTGTCTATCGAGCCGAATGAACCTTATTTGGCTCAGATTATTGACTATATAGGCTCTGATAACTTAATCTTCGGCTCTGATTATCCTCATATGGATCATCAGCCGGATGTTGTGAATAGAGTTATAGAGCTTGAGGCGCAGTTATCTCAGGAAACTGTGCAAAAGATTGTGTGGGATAATCCCCGCCGTTTTTACGATTTAGGTTGA
- a CDS encoding DUF565 domain-containing protein: MQNTRLNNLSEAIARRLGQWFFNPWRRLSLLVISFLFGFFLGSAISTTAGQKAELDIVVAAILLFLTEITSRIFYSRSFLSERSLWVESLNFLKVGFIYSLFIEALKLGS; encoded by the coding sequence ATGCAAAACACTCGTCTAAATAACTTGTCAGAAGCCATTGCTAGGCGCTTGGGACAATGGTTTTTCAATCCTTGGCGCCGGCTATCCCTACTGGTAATCAGTTTTTTGTTCGGTTTTTTTCTGGGGTCTGCAATTTCCACCACCGCTGGACAGAAGGCGGAATTGGACATTGTGGTCGCAGCAATTTTACTTTTTCTCACGGAAATTACCAGCAGGATATTTTATAGTCGTAGCTTTTTGTCCGAGCGATCGCTTTGGGTAGAATCATTAAACTTCCTCAAAGTTGGTTTCATCTACAGCTTGTTTATCGAGGCTTTGAAGCTGGGTTCTTGA
- a CDS encoding TOMM precursor leader peptide-binding protein, whose translation MLNQPHFKPGYSVETLEPDQVFILSERETVLLQDRLSCRIASLLQERHLSVDEIIDIIQLELLQEQQYSAENTAFFSELLDVSVKAQYALFQMEQQGYLVEKDDSLPPQLAIFCHHLNITPTAATQRLQSVKVVVKTLGSVPGDDLITILKSLHIQVADAGDLTIVLTDDYLDPRLDEFNQQALKSQSPWMLVNPLGTVFWIGPIFQPQNTGCWECLAHRLRDNRPVERFIQKYKQISTLISPPLGFLNSTVQTALGMVATEVFKWIIQGENKRLAGNLITYDTLTLETQDHTLVKRPQCPSCGDMVNKLDNKPLPVVLGHRQKTFITDGGHRSCSPQETLRTYKHLISPITGIVRELGKIPGNGLTHTYVAKHHFINSFDDFAGLRQNLGGRSGGKGRTDTQARASGFCEAIERYSGVFQGNEITHKNSYQHLGEKAIHPNACMNFSQEQYQNREQWNADCQGWFQKVPEPFDIEKEIDWTPVWSLTHQEFKYLPSAYCYYGYPQSHPPECWADSNGCAAGNTIEEAILQGFMELVERDCVALWWYNRLPKSEVDLDSFNEPYFQSLKKYYQAIDRQLWVLDITSDLNIPAFAAISCRKDREIEDIILGYGVHFDPKLALSRALTEVNQILPNVLLAKADGSTQYPPSGDSLAIEWWKSATLANQPYLIPDKGVPKVLGDYPQLASDDLLEDVKLCQKIVEQNGLEMLVLDQTRPDIGLRVAKVIVPGMRHMWKRLGSGRLYDVPVKMGWLQEPLTEKELNPFPMWM comes from the coding sequence ATGCTGAATCAACCGCATTTCAAACCTGGTTACTCCGTTGAAACCTTAGAACCAGACCAGGTATTTATTTTATCCGAAAGAGAGACTGTTTTGCTGCAAGATCGCCTTTCTTGTCGGATAGCTTCTTTACTACAAGAGCGTCATCTTAGCGTTGACGAAATTATTGACATAATTCAACTAGAACTACTCCAAGAACAACAATATTCTGCGGAAAATACTGCTTTTTTTTCAGAACTTCTCGATGTCAGTGTCAAAGCCCAATACGCCCTATTTCAAATGGAACAACAGGGCTATTTGGTGGAAAAAGATGACTCTCTACCTCCGCAGTTAGCCATTTTTTGTCATCATCTCAATATTACTCCCACAGCGGCTACTCAACGGCTGCAATCGGTGAAAGTGGTAGTAAAAACTCTTGGTTCTGTTCCTGGAGATGACTTGATCACCATCCTGAAATCACTACATATTCAAGTAGCGGATGCAGGAGATTTGACAATAGTCTTAACTGATGATTACCTCGATCCTCGACTCGATGAATTTAATCAACAAGCATTAAAATCTCAATCTCCCTGGATGCTAGTTAATCCCCTGGGAACCGTGTTTTGGATAGGTCCCATATTTCAGCCCCAGAATACCGGGTGTTGGGAATGTTTGGCTCACCGTTTACGAGATAATAGACCGGTGGAAAGGTTTATTCAAAAGTATAAACAGATTTCTACCCTGATTTCTCCTCCTTTAGGGTTCTTGAATTCTACAGTGCAAACTGCACTAGGAATGGTAGCCACAGAAGTGTTTAAGTGGATTATCCAAGGGGAGAATAAACGATTAGCTGGGAATTTAATTACCTATGACACATTAACTCTGGAAACCCAAGACCATACCCTCGTGAAGCGTCCCCAATGTCCTAGCTGTGGAGATATGGTTAATAAATTGGATAACAAGCCCCTACCCGTTGTTTTAGGACATCGCCAGAAAACTTTTATAACAGATGGTGGACATCGTTCTTGTTCACCGCAAGAAACTTTAAGAACCTATAAACATCTAATTAGCCCAATTACAGGTATTGTTCGAGAACTGGGGAAGATACCAGGAAATGGGTTAACTCATACTTATGTGGCGAAGCATCATTTTATCAACAGTTTTGATGATTTTGCCGGCTTACGCCAAAACCTCGGCGGTAGAAGTGGAGGTAAAGGTAGGACTGATACTCAAGCAAGAGCCAGCGGTTTTTGTGAAGCGATTGAGCGGTATTCTGGTGTATTTCAAGGAAATGAAATTACACATAAAAACAGTTACCAACATCTGGGAGAAAAAGCAATTCATCCCAATGCTTGTATGAACTTCAGCCAAGAGCAATACCAGAATCGGGAGCAATGGAATGCTGATTGTCAAGGTTGGTTTCAAAAAGTTCCCGAACCCTTTGATATTGAAAAGGAAATCGACTGGACACCAGTTTGGTCTTTAACTCATCAGGAATTCAAATATCTACCATCGGCTTACTGCTATTATGGTTATCCCCAATCCCATCCACCTGAATGTTGGGCAGATTCCAATGGATGTGCAGCTGGTAATACTATTGAAGAGGCGATTCTCCAAGGATTTATGGAATTAGTTGAACGAGATTGTGTGGCCTTATGGTGGTATAATCGGTTGCCAAAATCAGAGGTGGATTTAGATAGCTTCAACGAGCCTTATTTTCAAAGTTTGAAGAAATATTATCAAGCTATTGACAGGCAACTCTGGGTATTGGATATTACTAGTGACCTGAATATTCCTGCTTTTGCGGCAATTAGTTGCAGAAAAGATCGGGAAATAGAAGATATTATATTAGGTTATGGAGTCCATTTTGATCCTAAACTTGCCTTAAGTAGAGCTTTAACGGAGGTTAACCAAATTCTGCCTAATGTTTTATTAGCTAAAGCCGATGGCAGTACCCAATATCCTCCATCAGGCGATTCCCTAGCAATAGAATGGTGGAAATCTGCAACTTTGGCAAATCAACCTTATCTAATTCCTGATAAAGGTGTGCCTAAAGTCTTGGGCGATTATCCCCAATTAGCTAGTGACGACCTCTTAGAAGATGTCAAACTTTGCCAAAAAATTGTTGAGCAAAATGGTCTAGAAATGCTAGTTTTAGATCAGACTCGCCCTGATATTGGACTGAGAGTCGCCAAGGTAATTGTGCCAGGAATGCGCCATATGTGGAAACGCTTAGGCTCAGGAAGGTTGTATGACGTTCCTGTGAAAATGGGCTGGTTGCAAGAGCCACTGACAGAAAAGGAATTGAACCCTTTTCCGATGTGGATGTAA
- a CDS encoding glycerate kinase → MTNNIEERRSQLLKSVLPDFREFCQTTLQVQPENMLQVLWDVWLPLGIKLASQRQQLGRPLIQGILGGQGMGKTTMCKVLTLILSQLGYKTLSLSLDDLYKTYRDRLALRQQDPRLIWRGPPGTHDIDLGLNVIDQIRQLQSPIIVPRFDKSAYGGAGDRTTPEIVTGVDILLFEGWFVGVQPINADVFDDPPPPIFTEEDREFARDMNRQLWDYLPLWERLDSLIVLYPTDYRYSLEWRKQAEQQMIAAGKSGMSDTQIEEFVNYFWRALHPELFIKPLVTSTTAVDLVIEINRDRTFGNIKGLHFSARRYANGSALLPGIALLCETLRERLRSVTRDCTSLRDATRTAPLCYQGLGTGE, encoded by the coding sequence ATGACAAATAACATCGAAGAAAGGCGATCGCAGTTACTAAAATCTGTCCTCCCAGATTTTAGGGAATTCTGCCAAACTACCCTGCAAGTGCAACCCGAAAATATGTTACAGGTGTTGTGGGATGTGTGGCTTCCTTTGGGGATAAAACTAGCATCCCAGCGTCAACAATTAGGCCGTCCCCTGATTCAGGGAATTTTAGGTGGACAAGGAATGGGTAAAACCACAATGTGCAAGGTTCTCACCTTGATTCTGTCGCAGTTGGGATACAAGACCCTGAGCTTGTCTTTGGATGACTTATACAAAACTTATCGCGATCGCCTGGCTTTAAGACAGCAAGATCCACGCTTGATTTGGCGTGGTCCACCGGGAACTCACGATATTGATTTAGGCTTAAATGTCATTGATCAGATCCGCCAGTTACAAAGTCCAATCATTGTCCCCCGCTTTGATAAATCAGCCTACGGTGGTGCTGGCGATCGCACTACTCCAGAAATTGTCACAGGTGTGGATATTTTGTTATTTGAAGGTTGGTTTGTTGGTGTGCAACCAATCAATGCTGATGTCTTCGATGATCCACCACCGCCAATTTTCACAGAAGAAGACCGGGAATTTGCTCGTGATATGAATCGTCAGCTTTGGGATTATCTCCCACTGTGGGAACGATTAGATAGCTTAATTGTATTATACCCAACTGATTATCGCTATTCTCTAGAATGGCGCAAACAGGCGGAACAGCAGATGATTGCTGCTGGCAAATCGGGAATGAGTGATACACAAATAGAGGAATTTGTCAACTATTTTTGGCGAGCGCTTCACCCGGAATTATTCATTAAGCCGTTGGTTACATCTACAACAGCAGTTGATTTAGTGATTGAAATCAATCGTGATCGGACTTTTGGTAACATTAAGGGATTGCACTTCTCTGCGAGACGCTACGCGAACGGCTCCGCTCTGTTACCAGGGATTGCACTTCTCTGCGAGACGCTACGCGAACGGCTCCGCTCTGTTACCAGGGATTGCACTTCTCTGCGAGACGCTACGCGAACGGCTCCGCTCTGTTACCAGGGATTGGGGACTGGGGAGTAG
- a CDS encoding AAA family ATPase, with protein sequence MDSIINHQLVEKIYESPNSLVYRGILNPDNQPIILKILKENYPTTAELTRYKQEYEITRFLNADSIIKAYDLRRYKNSLVMILEDFGGQSLKFFISQHQFSLQEFLTIAIKTTDSLAAIHTANIIHKDINPANIVYNPETGQLKIIDFGISTSLFQENQTVCNINQLEGTLAYIAPEQTGRMNRGIDYRSDFYSLGVTFYELLTHQLPFATNDPVELVHCHIAQHPQTPHELISSIPLTVSNIVMKLLAKTPEERYQSAWGIKGDLETCLEQLKSLGQIFQFPLASQDIVDKFQISQKLYGREQEITQLLTAFERVSQGATEMILVSGYSGIGKSALVNEIHKPITRQRGYFIQGKFDQLQRDIPYAAITQAFQDLIRQLLSEPEITLHSWKEDIVTALGNNGQVISDVIPDVEKIIGKQPPIEELGATEAQNRFNLFFERFISIFSQKEHPLVIFLDDLQWADLPSLNLIERLITNANSQYLLMIGAYRDNEVSPTHPLTHTLEQIQQAEARVNQIMLQPLGINHVNQLIADTLNCSIEDVKPLAELVTNKTGGNSFFVTQFLQTLYRESLLVFNNPDFTLTKRESKGGVWRWDIEQIQKIGITDNVVDLMVRKIEKLDENTQNILKLAACIGNKFNLEILSVVNKKSQTVTSQELEPAVKEGLIIPLSKDYKVPLLWSQEDISSDGSEISADFIPKYPKSIPYKFLHDRVQQAAYLLILAEEKKAVHLQIGRLLLNNTQEDELEKNIFNIVNQLNAGAELITEQLEKDELAKLNLKAGKKSKASTAYEPALKYLETGLKLLASNSWNCQYKLTFDLHIETLEMLYLNTKFEQFDELSETILDNAKDIVDKADVNQLKVLYYFTAFKPDKAIDTALKAVLEFGINISPRPNSIEKRIEQQQEILQLFFKEKNIENVEELVNLPVMGDQIKIAVILILQQIITATSTTNFSLAVEIILTQLNLCLKYGNSYHGAKIYSLYGAILCSVQRDINNGDKFGQLALNLLEKFNILKSESFVVHTYYGMIWHWKYYLRNVVAQNKLIHGFKTGMDTGENEYTCYIAIDYCWIKFLGGHNLEDVDSNYKKYSGFIEKTRIIYCIYCIEIFHKLVINLLTINNNDCLIIGSSREDEEQYLKAWIQNNNDWLIFFINFAKMVYFYVLKREYHASIHAINAEKYLKSCGGYLTAPQHNFYSSLSLLAHYSACNTNQQKEFLEQVDKNQDNMKLWANHCPENFQHKYDLVAAEKARVLGQYWQAEDLYERAIQGAKKYEFIHEEALAYEKAAEFYLYLGREEIGQLYLRNAHHCYTHWGAKAKVKQLEDEYPQYFILTTNQGTTKSLSTTISTTGNNGEILDLTTVIKASQALTGEIVLSKLLAKLMKILIENAGAQKGFLLLYSHNNWVIEAVGAVDSDDVSILKSIPVDSVDVSTQTPLLSTAIINYVAHSQENVVLNDAGNDGQFTRDPYILATQPKSILCTPLLNQGKLSGILYLENNLTTDAFTPDRVEVLNILSSQAAISIENSRLYATLEQKVEERTQELSQTLEILKATQAKLEFENALLKTAEQASNYDYQVGGSLPIDAPTYVVRSADRYLYKALKSGEFCYILNTRQMGKSSLMVRMMNHLQQEGFCCAAIDMTRIGNEDITLEQWYKGLAVELWQSFDLLDKVNLKAWWKEYLDISPVQRLSRFFDEVLLKEVKLPDNTLAPKIVIFLDEIDCLLGLDFSVNDFFALVRSCYNQRAINQEYKRLCFVLLGVATPNDLITDYRQTPFNIGQSIQLRGFEMHEAQPLVQGLADKVSNPQAVLREVLFWTNGQPFLSQKICQMIRTLPSSVPEKTEKAWIENLIRTNIIENWEAQDEPEHLRTIRDRILKGERQFTSMLQLYRQILEHGQVKAVDSLDEREMILSGLIVKIQGYLKVHNRIYELIFNTSWIDQYL encoded by the coding sequence ATGGATAGCATAATAAATCACCAGCTTGTTGAGAAAATATATGAAAGTCCTAATTCGTTAGTTTATCGAGGGATTCTCAACCCAGATAACCAACCGATTATTCTGAAAATTCTGAAAGAAAATTACCCCACTACCGCAGAATTAACTCGATATAAACAAGAATATGAAATTACCCGGTTTTTAAACGCAGATAGCATTATCAAAGCCTACGATTTACGGCGATATAAAAATAGTTTAGTAATGATTTTGGAAGACTTTGGAGGTCAATCTTTAAAGTTTTTCATATCCCAGCATCAATTTAGTTTACAAGAATTTCTCACTATTGCTATTAAAACTACCGATAGTTTAGCAGCCATTCACACTGCTAATATTATCCACAAAGATATTAACCCTGCAAACATAGTCTATAACCCCGAAACTGGACAACTCAAAATTATTGACTTTGGAATTTCTACCAGTTTATTTCAAGAAAATCAGACGGTTTGCAACATCAATCAATTAGAAGGAACCTTAGCATATATCGCCCCAGAGCAAACTGGGAGAATGAACCGAGGGATAGATTACCGCAGTGATTTTTATTCTCTGGGTGTTACATTTTATGAACTATTGACCCATCAACTCCCATTTGCAACTAATGACCCGGTGGAATTAGTTCATTGTCATATCGCCCAACATCCGCAAACACCTCATGAACTCATTTCTTCTATTCCTTTGACAGTATCGAATATTGTCATGAAGTTGTTAGCTAAAACCCCAGAGGAACGATATCAAAGTGCTTGGGGAATTAAAGGAGATTTAGAAACTTGTCTTGAGCAATTAAAAAGTTTAGGACAAATTTTTCAATTTCCTTTAGCTAGTCAGGATATTGTCGATAAATTTCAGATTTCCCAAAAACTCTACGGTCGAGAACAGGAAATTACTCAACTATTAACCGCCTTTGAGCGAGTCAGCCAAGGTGCTACTGAGATGATACTCGTTTCTGGTTATTCCGGGATTGGTAAATCTGCCTTGGTCAATGAAATTCACAAACCGATTACCCGTCAACGAGGATATTTCATTCAGGGCAAATTTGACCAGTTACAGCGGGATATTCCTTACGCAGCAATCACACAGGCTTTTCAAGACTTAATCCGTCAACTCCTGAGTGAACCTGAAATAACCTTACACAGTTGGAAAGAGGATATTGTAACAGCTTTAGGGAATAATGGTCAAGTTATCAGCGATGTAATTCCTGATGTAGAAAAGATTATCGGTAAACAGCCACCGATTGAGGAACTAGGAGCAACAGAAGCCCAAAATCGGTTTAACTTATTTTTTGAAAGATTTATTAGCATTTTTAGTCAAAAAGAACATCCCTTAGTTATCTTCCTGGATGATTTACAGTGGGCAGATTTACCATCTTTGAATTTAATTGAGCGATTAATAACTAATGCTAATAGCCAATATTTATTAATGATCGGAGCATACCGAGATAATGAAGTCAGTCCTACTCATCCTTTAACCCACACCTTAGAGCAAATTCAACAGGCAGAAGCTAGAGTCAATCAAATTATGCTTCAACCTTTGGGCATCAACCATGTTAACCAATTAATCGCGGATACCCTAAATTGCTCAATAGAAGATGTAAAACCTCTAGCAGAATTAGTGACTAACAAAACTGGTGGTAACTCTTTTTTTGTCACCCAATTCCTGCAAACATTGTACAGAGAAAGTCTCTTGGTTTTTAATAATCCTGATTTTACCCTAACTAAGAGAGAAAGTAAAGGGGGGGTTTGGCGCTGGGATATTGAGCAAATTCAAAAAATAGGAATTACTGATAATGTAGTTGATTTAATGGTGAGGAAGATTGAAAAGCTGGATGAAAATACCCAAAACATTTTGAAATTAGCTGCTTGTATAGGAAACAAATTCAATTTAGAAATACTTTCCGTTGTCAATAAAAAATCTCAAACAGTTACATCTCAAGAACTAGAGCCAGCAGTCAAAGAAGGATTGATTATTCCCTTAAGTAAGGATTATAAAGTACCATTGTTATGGAGTCAGGAGGACATATCAAGTGATGGTTCTGAAATCTCCGCTGATTTCATTCCCAAGTATCCCAAATCTATACCCTATAAATTTTTGCATGACCGAGTTCAGCAAGCAGCTTATCTTCTAATTTTAGCAGAAGAGAAAAAAGCTGTTCATCTGCAAATAGGTCGTCTGTTGTTGAACAATACTCAAGAAGATGAGTTAGAAAAAAATATTTTTAATATTGTCAATCAACTCAACGCAGGAGCAGAATTAATCACTGAGCAATTAGAGAAAGATGAGTTAGCTAAATTGAATCTGAAAGCGGGTAAAAAATCTAAAGCATCGACAGCTTATGAACCTGCTCTTAAATATTTAGAAACTGGATTAAAACTCTTAGCATCGAATAGCTGGAATTGTCAGTATAAATTGACATTTGACTTACATATAGAAACCTTAGAAATGCTTTACTTAAACACTAAGTTTGAGCAATTTGACGAGTTATCTGAAACAATTTTGGATAACGCCAAAGATATCGTCGATAAAGCCGATGTCAACCAGCTAAAAGTATTATACTATTTCACAGCTTTTAAACCAGACAAGGCAATAGATACTGCCCTGAAAGCTGTACTAGAATTTGGAATAAATATCTCTCCAAGACCTAATAGCATAGAAAAGAGAATTGAACAACAACAAGAAATTTTACAACTATTTTTTAAAGAGAAGAATATTGAGAATGTTGAGGAGTTAGTTAACTTACCTGTAATGGGCGACCAGATTAAAATTGCAGTTATATTAATACTACAGCAGATAATTACAGCTACAAGTACTACAAATTTTTCCTTAGCGGTTGAGATAATATTAACCCAGCTTAATCTCTGTCTAAAATATGGAAATTCATATCACGGAGCTAAAATATATTCTCTTTATGGAGCGATTTTATGTAGCGTCCAAAGAGATATTAACAATGGAGATAAATTTGGTCAACTGGCTCTGAATCTGCTAGAAAAATTTAACATTCTCAAATCAGAATCTTTTGTTGTACATACATATTACGGAATGATATGGCACTGGAAGTATTATCTCAGGAATGTAGTTGCACAAAACAAATTAATACATGGCTTTAAAACAGGTATGGATACAGGAGAAAATGAGTATACTTGTTATATAGCTATAGATTATTGCTGGATAAAGTTTTTAGGTGGACATAATTTAGAAGATGTTGATAGTAATTACAAAAAATATTCTGGCTTTATCGAAAAAACCAGAATTATTTATTGCATATATTGCATAGAAATATTTCATAAGCTAGTAATTAATTTATTAACAATTAACAATAACGATTGCTTGATAATAGGCTCTTCTAGAGAAGATGAAGAACAATACTTAAAAGCTTGGATTCAAAATAATAATGACTGGTTAATATTTTTTATAAATTTCGCGAAGATGGTTTATTTTTATGTCTTAAAAAGAGAGTATCATGCTTCTATTCACGCAATTAATGCAGAAAAATATCTAAAAAGTTGTGGTGGATACTTAACCGCTCCTCAGCATAATTTTTATTCTTCTCTTTCTTTACTTGCTCATTATAGTGCTTGTAATACAAATCAGCAAAAGGAATTTCTTGAGCAAGTAGACAAAAATCAGGATAATATGAAATTATGGGCTAACCATTGTCCAGAAAATTTTCAACATAAATATGATTTAGTCGCAGCAGAAAAAGCGCGAGTTTTAGGACAATATTGGCAAGCAGAAGACCTGTATGAACGAGCTATTCAAGGTGCTAAAAAATATGAATTTATCCACGAAGAAGCTCTAGCTTATGAAAAAGCCGCAGAATTTTATTTATACCTAGGAAGAGAAGAAATTGGACAATTATATCTGAGAAATGCCCACCATTGTTACACTCACTGGGGCGCTAAAGCCAAAGTTAAACAATTAGAAGACGAGTATCCACAATATTTTATCTTAACTACAAACCAAGGTACAACTAAAAGCCTCAGCACAACCATCTCTACGACTGGAAATAATGGAGAAATCCTCGACTTAACAACAGTTATTAAAGCATCTCAAGCCCTAACTGGGGAAATTGTTCTGAGCAAGTTGCTCGCAAAATTAATGAAAATATTGATTGAAAATGCAGGCGCTCAAAAAGGCTTTTTGCTTCTGTATTCTCATAATAACTGGGTCATTGAAGCGGTAGGAGCAGTGGATTCTGATGACGTTAGTATCCTAAAATCTATTCCTGTAGACTCTGTAGATGTCTCCACCCAGACGCCCCTACTCTCAACCGCCATCATTAACTATGTCGCCCACAGTCAAGAAAATGTAGTTCTCAATGATGCTGGTAATGACGGACAATTTACTCGTGATCCCTACATTCTCGCCACTCAACCCAAATCAATTCTCTGCACTCCCCTACTCAATCAAGGGAAACTGAGCGGCATTTTATATTTAGAAAATAATCTCACAACTGACGCATTTACGCCAGATCGTGTTGAAGTATTAAATATCCTTTCTAGCCAAGCTGCTATTTCTATTGAAAATTCTCGCCTCTACGCAACCCTAGAACAAAAAGTAGAAGAACGTACTCAAGAACTATCACAAACCCTAGAAATTCTCAAAGCCACTCAAGCGAAATTAGAATTTGAAAATGCGCTGCTCAAAACCGCCGAACAAGCCTCAAATTATGATTATCAAGTTGGCGGTAGTTTACCAATTGATGCTCCCACTTATGTAGTGCGCTCTGCTGACCGTTACCTCTACAAAGCATTGAAGAGTGGAGAGTTTTGTTACATCTTAAATACCCGACAAATGGGTAAATCAAGCTTGATGGTGCGGATGATGAATCATTTGCAACAAGAGGGTTTTTGCTGTGCGGCTATTGACATGACGCGAATTGGTAATGAAGACATCACTTTAGAGCAATGGTATAAGGGATTGGCTGTTGAGTTGTGGCAAAGTTTTGACTTGCTGGACAAGGTTAATTTAAAAGCTTGGTGGAAAGAATATTTGGATATTTCTCCTGTACAGCGATTGAGTAGATTTTTTGACGAAGTGTTGTTAAAAGAAGTTAAATTACCTGATAATACTCTAGCACCTAAAATAGTTATCTTTTTAGATGAAATTGATTGTCTTTTAGGTTTAGATTTTTCAGTTAATGACTTCTTTGCCTTAGTTCGCTCCTGCTACAATCAGCGGGCTATTAATCAGGAGTATAAGCGGTTGTGCTTTGTTTTGTTGGGAGTTGCTACCCCTAATGATTTAATTACTGATTATCGCCAAACGCCTTTTAATATTGGTCAGTCAATTCAACTGCGTGGTTTTGAGATGCACGAAGCTCAACCTCTAGTTCAAGGATTAGCAGACAAAGTTAGCAAC